The following are encoded together in the Astyanax mexicanus isolate ESR-SI-001 chromosome 8, AstMex3_surface, whole genome shotgun sequence genome:
- the fam163aa gene encoding protein FAM163A, which yields MSAGTVVITGGILATVILLCIIAVLCYCRLQYYCCKRNGSDRDVALENDPQPQFACNACSAPGVDGAAVTPLVLPHDPAAVHGYCPTCTPYHLRDGMRNGGERLLDYMPGHYENTHATALGMAALLSHPSPPDFITNTHAISTDV from the exons ATGTCAGCTGGAACTGTGGTCATTACTGGAGGAATTCTGGCCACTGTGATACTGCTGTGTATCATAGCAGTGCTGTGTTATTGTCGgctgcag TATTACTGCTGTAAGAGGAATGGCTCTGACAGGGATGTGGCTTTGGAAAATGACCCCCAGCCTCAGTTTGCCTGTAACGCCTGCAGTGCTCCTGGAGTGGACGGGGCAGCAGTCACACCTTTGGTGCTACCGCATGACCCCGCGGCAGTCCACGGGTACTGCCCCACCTGCACACCTTACCACCTACGGGACGGCATGCGGAACGGTGGCGAGCGGCTTCTGGACTACATGCCAGGTCACTATGAAAACACACATGCCACGGCGCTGGGCATGGCCGCCCTGCTGAGCCACCCCAGCCCACCAGACTTTATCACCAACACACATGCCATCAGCACTGACGTCTGA